From a single Lewinella sp. LCG006 genomic region:
- a CDS encoding AAA family ATPase — protein sequence MKELLPAGARALVLAMQTPSPKGHIGIPTLIWGRPGVGKSSFVEALAKDDFPVLTLIASIHDPTDFSGLPVFTDGKVHYARPEWLDYFAEKKQGILFLDELTTAPPAVQAALLRVVLERKVGFFPLPDHVRVIAAANPPDMMTGGWDLSPPLRNRFVHLQWDLPMDVYLAGMTNGFAQPDSPKIPIAQHRILMDNWKLKIAAFLRQMPDALHGDMEEDEFAFASPRSWEYLAALLATCEIEGEAPMPETIASTACLELVRGCIGEGLGVAFISFLLELRLPDPEEILTQKTQIDLPQLNDSEVFVFFGALGHYLERHFTHEKLVDLATVYFSLVQTVFADERRDVIYPSLKHICQKGLLTKTLGQAQRRSNEDKAVVLAAIQSLFIDEGLNDFIDVFES from the coding sequence ATGAAAGAATTACTCCCCGCCGGAGCCCGCGCCCTCGTTTTAGCGATGCAAACGCCCTCACCCAAAGGACATATCGGTATCCCTACATTGATTTGGGGTCGCCCTGGAGTAGGTAAATCTAGTTTTGTGGAAGCCTTGGCCAAAGATGACTTTCCTGTATTAACACTCATTGCATCTATTCATGACCCGACAGATTTCTCAGGACTGCCTGTTTTTACAGATGGCAAGGTGCATTATGCCCGACCAGAATGGTTGGACTATTTTGCAGAAAAAAAACAAGGAATATTGTTTCTTGATGAGCTAACAACTGCTCCTCCAGCAGTACAAGCAGCTTTGCTTAGAGTTGTGTTGGAAAGAAAAGTGGGATTTTTTCCCCTGCCGGATCACGTAAGGGTGATTGCCGCCGCCAATCCACCTGATATGATGACTGGAGGATGGGATCTAAGCCCTCCTCTTCGAAATCGCTTTGTACATCTCCAATGGGATTTACCTATGGATGTTTATTTGGCTGGCATGACCAATGGTTTTGCTCAACCTGATTCACCCAAAATTCCAATTGCCCAACACCGTATCCTTATGGATAATTGGAAGTTGAAGATTGCTGCATTTTTACGACAAATGCCTGATGCTCTACACGGAGATATGGAAGAAGATGAATTCGCTTTTGCTAGTCCCCGAAGTTGGGAATACCTGGCTGCATTGCTGGCTACCTGTGAAATAGAAGGTGAAGCACCAATGCCGGAGACGATCGCCAGCACGGCTTGTTTGGAACTTGTTCGCGGATGTATCGGGGAAGGCTTAGGTGTCGCTTTTATTTCTTTTTTACTAGAATTACGCTTGCCTGACCCTGAAGAAATCCTTACCCAAAAGACACAAATAGATTTGCCACAGCTTAACGACAGTGAGGTCTTTGTCTTTTTTGGTGCCTTAGGGCATTACCTGGAACGTCATTTCACCCATGAGAAGTTGGTAGATCTAGCAACAGTATATTTCTCTTTGGTGCAAACCGTATTTGCTGATGAACGAAGAGATGTTATCTACCCTAGCTTGAAACATATTTGTCAGAAAGGATTACTGACAAAAACATTAGGCCAAGCACAAAGACGCTCAAATGAAGATAAAGCAGTGGTACTGGCTGCTATTCAATCGCTATTTATTGATGAAGGATTGAATGACTTTATCGACGTATTCGAATCGTAA
- a CDS encoding VWA-like domain-containing protein — protein sequence MEKTSKYKAEESILRFSRAYAAEQLPWFAPALYRCSIVITEQVPIAGIDQQMNVYFNPFVVAKISASERKKSLRELGFLWIHEISHILRRHAERARENGFSAQLWNIAADFEINDGHWEGLFMPTDFPGLLPRDYLLPNGQLAENYYSLLRKEGDKSERLQRLLDLVMDEGSGVHSHSRIWELGSAPGTARQNVINDMVLSLVRKEVAQQLKQAPGNIPANWKRWVDEILQPKVDWRKVLRHRVKMALQLSVGGRLDYSYQRFSRRQSAYHPIFLPSLSGDIEMEIAVVVDTSGSISAQMLAQATGEVCGIMKRLRVPVTVIPCDARAYEPIKINTSSERIKLHQLSGGGGTNMNAGIKAALELSRKPDVIIVLTDGFTPWPTSKPEVSLLFGIFHRGGTSYPTPPMPPFNTASVIGIDLAKL from the coding sequence ATGGAAAAGACCAGTAAATACAAGGCAGAAGAGTCTATTCTTCGTTTCAGTAGGGCTTATGCTGCAGAGCAACTTCCTTGGTTTGCGCCGGCTCTCTATCGGTGTAGCATTGTAATTACGGAACAAGTACCCATCGCGGGTATTGATCAACAGATGAACGTTTACTTCAATCCTTTCGTCGTTGCGAAAATTAGTGCTTCCGAAAGAAAAAAATCACTCCGTGAACTCGGCTTTTTATGGATTCACGAAATAAGCCACATTTTAAGACGCCATGCAGAACGCGCAAGGGAAAATGGCTTCTCTGCTCAATTATGGAATATCGCGGCTGACTTTGAAATCAACGATGGTCATTGGGAGGGCTTATTTATGCCTACGGATTTTCCGGGCTTACTTCCCAGAGATTACTTGCTGCCTAATGGTCAATTAGCGGAGAACTATTACAGCCTTCTGAGAAAGGAAGGAGATAAAAGTGAACGGCTACAAAGACTACTCGACTTAGTGATGGACGAAGGTAGCGGAGTGCACAGTCATTCCCGAATATGGGAACTCGGATCTGCCCCCGGAACGGCGAGGCAAAATGTGATAAATGACATGGTATTATCGTTGGTTCGCAAAGAGGTTGCACAGCAATTGAAACAAGCTCCAGGGAATATACCCGCAAATTGGAAACGGTGGGTAGACGAAATCTTGCAACCTAAGGTAGACTGGCGCAAGGTATTGCGGCATCGGGTAAAAATGGCGTTACAGCTCAGTGTAGGGGGAAGGCTAGACTATTCCTACCAGCGCTTTAGTCGTCGTCAATCAGCTTACCACCCCATTTTTCTTCCAAGTCTCTCTGGCGATATTGAGATGGAAATAGCTGTAGTGGTGGATACCTCTGGATCCATCTCAGCCCAAATGTTAGCGCAAGCTACGGGAGAGGTTTGTGGTATTATGAAGCGGCTACGTGTACCCGTGACCGTTATTCCATGTGACGCCAGGGCTTACGAGCCAATAAAGATCAATACTTCTAGTGAGCGCATAAAACTTCATCAGCTCAGCGGCGGCGGTGGAACAAACATGAACGCTGGAATAAAGGCAGCCTTGGAATTGTCCAGGAAACCTGATGTCATAATTGTATTAACGGATGGTTTTACGCCATGGCCGACAAGCAAGCCGGAAGTAAGCTTATTGTTTGGTATTTTCCATCGAGGAGGAACCTCCTACCCTACTCCTCCAATGCCTCCGTTTAATACCGCTTCTGTCATTGGCATTGATTTAGCGAAGCTTTGA
- a CDS encoding GH3 auxin-responsive promoter family protein, with product MPIVGNLIKTALELNSKLQSLPEDARQAQSDQLQGLLEKSKATAFGCYHGFSTALESDDLIGAFQQQVPIHDYNKLHQRWWKQQQDFPDITWPGQPKYFALSSGTTGKTSKRIPVTDDMLASFRTVGQSQIASLANFDIPADFFEKDILMLGSSADLSEHKQHLEGEISGINSLNIPGWFDSFYKPGKEIAQISDWDERVAAIAKAAPEWDVVAIAGIPSWVRMMLIKIIEVHQLETIHDLWPNLRIYASGGVAFAPHRKSFEQLLAKPLTIMDTYLASEGFFAFTARPDTMAMQLAVEHGVFYEFIPFDERGFDETGKLLDDPLVLHLGQVEEGQDYALLVSTPAGAWRYLIGDTIKFTDLARFEMVISGRTKYFLNVVGSQLSEEKLNTGIEQLSDELGVEINEFAVAAIKEDGEYLHQWVLGTNKDIDEQAAAQRLDKLLQALNKNYKVARSKALKAVRVKAVRPTQLYSWLEARKDKKGGQIKLPKVMKEKMMVKLISHLT from the coding sequence ATGCCAATTGTCGGAAATCTGATCAAAACTGCGCTTGAGCTCAACAGTAAACTGCAAAGCCTTCCCGAAGATGCACGTCAGGCACAATCAGATCAGCTGCAAGGGTTGTTAGAAAAAAGCAAAGCTACTGCGTTTGGTTGCTACCACGGCTTTTCAACAGCGCTCGAATCCGACGACCTTATTGGGGCTTTTCAGCAGCAAGTACCTATTCACGACTACAATAAGCTTCACCAGCGGTGGTGGAAACAGCAGCAAGATTTCCCAGATATCACCTGGCCGGGACAGCCCAAGTACTTTGCGCTCAGTAGCGGTACAACAGGTAAAACGAGTAAGCGTATCCCCGTTACAGACGATATGCTGGCTAGCTTTCGGACTGTGGGGCAATCGCAAATCGCCTCGCTGGCCAACTTTGATATCCCTGCCGATTTTTTTGAAAAAGACATTTTGATGCTGGGGAGTTCTGCCGACTTGAGCGAGCACAAGCAGCATCTTGAAGGCGAGATCAGTGGCATCAATTCGCTCAATATTCCAGGTTGGTTTGATAGTTTTTACAAACCAGGAAAAGAAATTGCCCAGATCAGTGATTGGGATGAAAGAGTAGCCGCTATCGCCAAGGCTGCTCCAGAATGGGATGTGGTGGCTATTGCCGGTATCCCTTCCTGGGTGCGGATGATGTTGATCAAGATTATCGAAGTTCACCAGTTGGAAACCATCCACGATCTGTGGCCCAACCTACGTATTTATGCCAGCGGAGGGGTAGCTTTCGCACCACATCGTAAGAGCTTTGAGCAACTACTCGCCAAGCCACTTACCATCATGGATACTTATTTGGCTTCGGAAGGATTTTTTGCGTTCACTGCCCGGCCGGATACGATGGCAATGCAGTTGGCCGTAGAACATGGTGTTTTTTACGAATTCATTCCCTTCGACGAGCGTGGCTTTGACGAAACAGGGAAGTTGTTGGACGATCCACTAGTGCTGCATTTAGGACAGGTCGAAGAAGGGCAAGATTATGCGTTGCTGGTCAGTACTCCTGCGGGAGCTTGGCGTTACCTGATCGGAGATACCATCAAGTTTACCGATTTGGCACGTTTCGAAATGGTGATCAGTGGGCGTACCAAGTACTTCCTCAATGTGGTTGGGAGCCAATTGTCGGAGGAAAAACTGAATACGGGCATTGAGCAACTTTCCGATGAACTGGGCGTAGAGATCAACGAGTTTGCCGTAGCAGCTATCAAGGAAGATGGCGAATACCTGCATCAGTGGGTATTAGGAACCAACAAAGATATTGATGAACAGGCCGCTGCCCAGCGTCTGGATAAGCTCTTGCAAGCCCTTAATAAAAATTATAAGGTAGCACGTAGTAAGGCCCTCAAAGCAGTTCGGGTAAAAGCAGTTCGCCCCACCCAGTTGTACAGTTGGTTGGAAGCCCGAAAGGATAAAAAGGGAGGCCAGATTAAGTTACCAAAAGTGATGAAAGAAAAAATGATGGTTAAATTAATCAGTCATTTAACTTAA